GAGCCGCTTGTTGGGGCAAGGGCCAGGCGCGAAAGCACTCCAGGGAGATGGTAGCGGGCAAAGCAGCAGACCTCATGGGTGGCGGCTTATGGCAGCCGTCAAGGCAGCGGCCTGGTCAAGCGATTGGGCTTGGGGGAGCCCAGAGCAGACGCCGGCCAGCGTCTGCTGCAGCACTTGCTGCACGCGTGCTGAAGCTCGGCATATGACCATAGGAATACCTCGCCGACGCAGCCGTAGCTGACACGACCACAGCAGCCACACCGCCGTGGGGGAAAGCGTATCGAGCAGGCGACAATCCACCCACACGGCGGGTCGGCCGCTACGACAGGCCTGCGCTAGGTGATCCGCTAGTTCGGTTTCTGTAGTTGCACCCGCATCGGGCGCCAGGGCCAGCAAGTAGCCGGTTGGCAGAGCTTCGTGATAAACGACCATGGAGAAAGCGCCAAGGAAACGAAGAAACAACGTGCTAAGGGTCTGGTAGGCCGCGGCACCCCGATCTAGGTTTATACCTAATCGTGCAATCGTGCGGTTGGAACGTTGCTCGCCGCACACCTGCTGAGCGAAGAATATGCTGCTCCGCGCTAGCCAGAGCAGCAATTTAGCATAGCAGTAAGCCCCTGTTACCGGCCCGTTTACACATGGTCTGTAACAGAGGCTCGCTACGAGATAAATCGAAGTGTATTTATTCGGCTTTCTGATTGATATAATTGATGGCTAATTCATTGAGCTTCGTATCGGTGAATTGCTCTTCTTCTAAAGTTTGACGCAGTAAGTCCGCCGTTTCTTGCTGACCCAGTCGTTCGGCAAAATGCGCCGCTGTGCCGTAACCGGAAATCTCGTAATGCTCGATACGCTGCGCCGCTGCAATTAGAGCCGCATCCATCACCTCTTCCGTAGCGCGCTCCGACATGGTTTCCTGCCCCTCGGCAATGAGGCCAGCCATGGCCTTACATGTGTGCCCGTCTAGGTCTAAGCCCATCGACTGACCGATACGCTCCAGGCGCTGCACTTGCTGTTCTGTTTCATGCAGGTGCTTCGTAAAACCGGCCCGCAGGCGGCCATCTTTGGCCTTTTCGGCCATTAAGGGCAGGGCTTTCACCAACTGCGATTCCGCGCTGTACAGGTCCTTGAGTTGCATCTCGAACAGATCATCGAGGGTTTCGAGTTTATCGAACATAAGACAAGCGTAAGGGGGTGGAAAAGTAAAACTGCCGGCTTAGGAATGCCTGTCCGGCCACGTTGTTGCATACGCTCGGAAAAGAAACCTGATGATCCCACGCATACGTTGTTTAGCTTCGTTAGCGGGAATAATGTATCTATTTATTATATTGATTATGAATAGATTAAACACATGGATTTCTTATTTCCAGAACTAATTTGCACCAACTACGGAGTTGTAGATTAGGTACTATTCCAAGGTAAAATCAGTAGTTTTTGACTCACTTCAATCAGCTAGTGTTAACGATGCTGCTTGGGTGACAGCCATTCTCCTAAAAGGATTGGGAGCACCTGATCGTTAAGCATAGAAGCGCTGGCGTGTTAGTGGTGTCGTCATCGTCGACGAGCAGGGGAATTCACCTCAGCCAGCCCTTTGTGAGTGCAGTTTTCACTAGCGCGGCAGTGTTCTTGGCGCCAGTTTTTCCATGATGTTCTGACGATGGGTTTCCACCGTGCGGGGGCTGGTAAACAGCTTGTCAGCAATCTGGGCAGTGATCAGCCCGTCGGCCACCAGCCGCAGGATTTCCTGCTCTCGCATTGTGAGGCCGCTCACGGGCTGGGTAGTAACTTCCGGTACTTCCGTCAGCACTTTCTCCAGCATCGTGAGCCCTAATTCCGAGCACAAAAACCGCTTACCAGCCGCCACGGCCCGCACGGCCACTACAATCTCGTCGTGGCCTGCGTTTTTGAGCACATAGCCCTGGGCCCCGGCCGCCAGGACCTGCCCGATGGCGCGTTCGTGGTCGGCCATCGACAAAATCAGTACCCGCACGGTCGGGAACTCGGCGCGCAGCCGCTGGGTGGTAGCCAGGCCGTCGAGCCCGGGCATGTGCAGGTCCAGCAGCACGATGTCGCAGGGCGTGGTGGGCAGTTGAGCCAGCAACTGCTCGCCGGTTTCCGCTTCCCCGACTACCTGTAGGTCGGCTTGCTGCTGAAAGAGGGTCCGTAGGCCAATGCGCAAGATGGCGTGGTCATCGACGAGGAATAAGCGGATCATAAGGTAGCAGAAGTAGGTAGGGGAATTCGGATGCGGACGTACGCCCCACCAGCCGGGACGGCACCGGTTTCCAACTGGCCGCCGAGCAGGACAACTCGGTCGCGCATGCTGCGCAGCCCCAATCCAGCGGCCGTGTTCTTCGCGCCAAACCCGGGGCCGTTGTCTTCGGCTCGCAGCAGCACCCAGCCCGGCATCGTTTCCAACTCCAAGTTGGCTTCCGTGGCGCCCTGGGCGTGCTTGTTGATGTTGAGGGCCAGTTCCTGGGCCATGCGGTAGAGGGCTAGCTGCAGCGGCAGTGAGAGAGGAGCCGCGTCCTCGTCGAGCAGCACGTGGCAGCGCAGGCGCAGCTGCGGGGTGCTCATCGTGCGGCCAATATCCTGCAGGGCGGCCCGCAGGCCAAACCGCTCCAGCGTCAGGGGCACCAGTTCGTGCGAGAGAGCCCGGGTCTGGCGGATGGCCTCACTTAGCAACTGGTCAGCCTCATTGCGGGCGGCTACCAGGGTAGGAAGCGTATACAGGACTGGGGCGTGCAACTGGTCCAGGCGCAGCTTGGTGGCGAACAGGATCTGGCCGATGCCGTTGTGCAAGCTCTCAGCCATGCGCTTGCGTTCGGTTTCCTGCGCCGCCTGCACGGCTTCGAACAGGGCCTGCTGCTGGCTCAGGCGCAGGCGCAGGTTGTCGGCTTCGAGGCGTTGCAGCTCACTGATGTCCAGATCCACGCCTAGCACCCGCACGGGCTGGCCGGCCTCGTCGCGGAGCACCACAGCCTTGACACGCACGGTCTTCACCTGCTCGCCCACGCGCAGGCGCAGCGTTTCCTCAAAGGTGCCGTTGCCGGTCTGCATGCGGTGCACCAAGTCCTCCGCCCGGGTCCGGTCTTCGTCCACCACGTAGTGCAAATAGATGGCAGGCTGTACCGGCTGACCCAGCGGCAAGCCGAACAGCCGGTACATCCCATCGGACCACCGAAACTCCTGGCTCAGCAGGTCGTAATCCCAACTACCCAGGCCGGCCACGGCTTCGGCTTGTTCCAGCAGGCGCAGGGTTTTCAGGCGCTCCTGCTCGGCCTGTTTGCGGGGCGTGATGTCTTCACCCACCACCAGCACGCCGTCGTCGAGCTTGGTGGCGTTGCTGCGAAACCAGACCGTGAGTTGGTCGTCGTGGTAGGGCAACTCCCGGTCCTCGCCAACCCCGGTCTCAATCACGCGGCGGAAGGAAGTCAGAAAGCCGGCGGTTTCGGCTTCCGGAAATTCTTCCAGGTAGCGCCGGCCCACCAGCTCCCGCCCGCCCGCAATCTGCTGGGTAAGGGTGTTGATGAAGATGTATTCTAAGTCCACGACGTGGCCGTGCGCGTCGCGAACGGCTTTGAAGGCGCTGATGGAAGCCGATTGTGACTCGGCGATGCCGTGCAGCAGGTCGCGGCTTTGCTGTAGCTCCTGGGTGCGCGCGGCCACCTGTTGCTCCAGTTCGGCGCGGTGCCGCTCCTCGGTGTGGCGTACGTCCTCCTCGGCCAGCTTACGGGCGTGGATGTCCGTCGCGGCCCCGTACCAGGCCCTGACCGTGCCGTGCTCGCTCAGCAGGGGACGGGCCTGTACCTGAAACCAGCGGTACTCGCCCTGCGCCGAGCGGATGCGGTGCTCTTGCCCCAGCGGCTGGCCGCTAACCACGGCCGTGTGGTAGCGGTGGCTTGAGGCGGCCCGGTCATCGGGATGAATAACGTCCGTCCAGCCGTAGCGGGCGGCTTCGGCGGGCGTCTGGCCCGTGTATTCGTACCACCGCTGGTTGTACCAGGTGGTGTCGCTGTCGGGGGTGCTGCGCCAGAGCAAGTCGGGCACCAGGTTGGCCACGGCGCGAAACCGCTCTTCCGATTCGCGCAGGGCTTCTTCGGCCTGCTTGCGGGCCGTGATGTTGGTGGCCGCGCCCAGCCAGCTCGTCACCTCGCCCTGCGCGTCGAGCACGGGCACGGCCCGCGTATGCGCCCAGCCCACGGTGCCGTCGGCCTGCCGCACGCGGTGTTCCAGCGCCAGCGGGCCTTTGCGGCCGATGGCGTCGGCGATGGCGGCCTGCACCCGCGGCAGGTCCTCGTCCGGAATGTACTGCGTCGTCCAGGTGCGGGAGGGGCTTAGCGTATCGGCCAGAAAGTCTTTGCCGAGGAGCTGCTCGAGCTGCGTACAGTCGGCGCTCAGGCGGTACACCGTGTCAGAGGTGGTCGTGACCAGCAGGCGGAACTCTTCCCCCGACTGGCGCAGGGCTTCTTCGGCGCGGGCGCGCTCCAGGGCCGCCCAGGTGCGCTCGGTCGCTGCTTCGAGCAGAGCCACCTCGCCCGGCGTCCAGGGCCGCACGTCCGCCGACAGGGCGACGATGGCCCACTGCGGCTCGTCGGCCCCGCGGCGCAGCGTGGCGGCGACGAGGGCCCGCATACCGAGCGCCCCCAGGTTCTGGCGGTCCGTGTCGGAAAGACCTTCGGTGTGGGTTAGGTCGTCGATGACCAACGTCCGATCATAGGCCACGCGCAGGGCGTCGGGAAAATCCGACAAGCGCACCTCGGCGGGCAAGGGGGGTATGCGGTGGTTGCCTACCTGCTGGGGGAAAATGCCACGGTCCTGGGCTAGGTCATAGATACCGATGTAGCAGCGGTCGAGCTGCAACTGCGCACACAGCAGGCCGAGCGCCCGGTACGCCACGTGGGGGGCACTCGTTTCCGCCCGTAAGGCATCGGAAAACCCAAGCAGGAACGCTTGCTGCTGCTGCTGCTGCTTGCGGGCGGTGATGTCGTGAAAGAGCACGCCGACCTGGCGGGCCTCCGGCGCCCCCACCCGGAAGGCGTGCACGTCGAACCAGCGGCTCACCTGCGGCACGTGGTGCTCGAAGCGCTGCGGCTCGCCCGAGCGGGCGACCGCGCCGTAGGTGGTGAACCAGAACGGGTCCAGGTCGGGCAGCAACTCGCGGATGCTGCGGCCCAGCGTGTCGGCCGGCAGGCCCGATTGGTGGACAAAGGCCGGGTTGAGCTCCCGGTAGCGGAAATCGATGGCCTGCCAGCTCGTTTCGTCGAAGACTACTTCCACCACGCAAAAGCCCTGGTCCATGGCGTGGAACAGGGTCTGGTACTGGTCCGTGGCCTGCCGAGCCAGCTCGCTCTGTAGCTGCCGCGTGGCGGCTTCGCTCTGCTGGAGGGCCGTAATGTCGCGGGCAATGCCGAGCACGGTTTCCACCCGCCCATCGCGCAGTTCGGGTACCAGGCGGGAATAATACTGCACCTCTCCGTGCGGCGTAGGAAACGGATTATAGTGTTCCTGCGGCTGGCTGGTGTCGAATACGCGCTGCAGGGCGGCCAAGTAGGGTCCGGTAATATCGGCCGGCACGTCCATCTCGGCGAAGGTGCGGCCGAGCAGCGCGTCCAGAGGTTGCCCAGCCTTAGCCGCAAAGGCGCTATTGGCATAGCGTAGGCGCAGGTCGGGCCCCCACCGGGTAAGTACGTCGGGGGTGTTTTCGGCCAGGGCCTGGTACTGCTGCTCGCGTTGCTTTTGGGCGGTGATGTCCTGGCCATAGAGCATCCAGCCGGGGGATATCGGAGTGGCCCAGAGCGCAATCCACTGCTTCTGTCGCGGTAGAAATATCTCCCGGGTTGCTGCCTCGTCTGGCTTCAGCAAGGAGAGCAGCGTATCCCGGACGGCCGCGGGCAGGTCCGCTTCTGCCAGCGCTTGCCCTAGCAAGGCTTCGGGAGGAACCCCGCACCACTGGGCAGCTTGCTGATTGATGCGCTGAATGACTTGGTGTTCATTTAGCATCAGCAAGCCCCAGGGCAAGGCAGCGAGCAGCTGCTCCGCGGTTGGTTGAGTCGGGGGTGGAAATTGTTCGGGGTGGGCGTCGGCAGGGGATTCCATAGCACCAAATAGCAGCAGATATGCGCTCAAGGTAGCAGCCAGGAATTAGAATCCGCTGTATATACTTCAGCTATTTGATTGAAAAACAATAATATAGCTGAACGGTAGCCGTGAAGTTAGTACAGCTACCGGCTTACGGCCAACCACTTGTACCACTTGTTTTCTACTAGTTTTCGACCAGTACTACTCCGCAGTTTCGAGGTTAGGCACCGGTGTCTGCCGGTGAAGGCGTTGGCTGCGCTTCAGTTCTTGGCGTTGACTCAAAGTAGAGCCCGTTGCCTGTTGTGTACGTTACTCGTTTGCCCCACCATAGGACCCGTGGAACGGGCGGTGCCAGGTGCCCATAGCGACGTAAGCTACCACTGAGGTTTGGTTTGTCACAGTAGATAGATAGCCACACCGGCTATCAAGCACTGGCCACCGCGGTCAGGGCCAGGGGTACGCATCGCGCAGCTATTCGGTAAGCGTGGTGCAACACGCGTCAGGTAGGTCGAACGGGGTGAAACCGGGGCTAGATAAGCATTAGGCTACTTGGCTTGCTGCGTAGTCAGGGCACGGCTTGAGGCTAACCCGCAGTGAAAATTCAGTAATAGCTGGACTCCCTAATTAGGTATAAACCCAGACCCGGTGCATGCTTACCTGTCTGATCTTTGAGGTGTTGCTTCTTTGCTAGTTTCTTGACGGTTCCTCCATGGTCATTTATCACGAAGCTCTCCCAACTGGCTATTTGCTGGCGTTGGCCCCCGATGCTGGCGCCTCGAACGAAGCGGAACTGGCCGACCACTTGATGCGAGCCTGTTGCAGCGGCCGGCCCGCCGTGTGGGTGGATTGCCGCCTGCTCGATACGCTTTCGGCTACGGCGGCTTGGCTGCTCTGGTCGTGTCAGCTGCGGCTGCGCCGGCGAGGCATGTGCTTGGTCTTGTGTCAGGCCTCGGAGCGCGTCCAGCAAGCTTTGCACCAGACATTAGCGGGGGAATGCGCCACCCTATGCTATGCTTCCTCGCTCGAAGAGGCTGTGGTCCTCACTGCTCCGACGATCAGCCGGCTATGACGCCCTCTACCCAATCGGCTGCTGTTTCTCTGGCGCGCTTTCGTGCGTTGCCGCTGCTACAACAAGCCGCCATGTTCTGTGTCGAGAGAATCAGAATGCTCCTAGCCCAGCGCTGGGCTAGGAGTATCAGGCCATACAGTCCTATCAACTCGCTAATTTCTTCTGTGAGCTGGCTTACGATACAACCACCTACGCCGGGCGCGGGCGTCTACTCACCTAGCCGATTTCGTTTGCTGAGCCGGGGACGTGACAACTGTTGCCTTCAGACAATTGGCAGATAAGCAAGATGCTTCCGGCTACGTTGTCTACGGGTGCGCTTTCCCCAGCGGTTACTGCCTTACAACCGAATTAGTCGCCGGCAGTAGTCTCTCCAAATTCGAAGAAGCCCAGTTAACAAGCAGGTGCTACAGCACTTCCTATAACGCCCCGCAGTAACGCCATTTGGCCCTGGAGTACGTCGCCCTAATGACTTTGAATCTCGACTTACGCCCCACTTGTAGCCACCTCCTTTGCCCCTGCTCAGGTCGTAGGGGCGCGATCGGCTTCCGGCGGTAGGAACTGCAACAACAGACGACCCAACCCTTCTTCCTCGAACGGCTTACTCAAGCACGCATCCAGGCCGGACGCCAGATACCGTTGCTGATCGGCCTGGAAGGCATTGGCCGTCAACGCAATGAGGGGGATCGTCGCCCGCCGCGGATCAGCCAGTTGCCGCACGGCTTGCGCGACTTCCACCCCGCTCAGCCCCGGCATCTGGATGTCGAGTAGAGCAACATCGTAGGGCTGACTTTGCAGACGGGCCAAGGCGTCCGTGCCGCTCGTGACGGCTTCCACCTGCACGCCCCAGTGTTCGAGAATCATCAGGGCAA
The Hymenobacter tibetensis genome window above contains:
- a CDS encoding PAS domain-containing protein translates to MESPADAHPEQFPPPTQPTAEQLLAALPWGLLMLNEHQVIQRINQQAAQWCGVPPEALLGQALAEADLPAAVRDTLLSLLKPDEAATREIFLPRQKQWIALWATPISPGWMLYGQDITAQKQREQQYQALAENTPDVLTRWGPDLRLRYANSAFAAKAGQPLDALLGRTFAEMDVPADITGPYLAALQRVFDTSQPQEHYNPFPTPHGEVQYYSRLVPELRDGRVETVLGIARDITALQQSEAATRQLQSELARQATDQYQTLFHAMDQGFCVVEVVFDETSWQAIDFRYRELNPAFVHQSGLPADTLGRSIRELLPDLDPFWFTTYGAVARSGEPQRFEHHVPQVSRWFDVHAFRVGAPEARQVGVLFHDITARKQQQQQQAFLLGFSDALRAETSAPHVAYRALGLLCAQLQLDRCYIGIYDLAQDRGIFPQQVGNHRIPPLPAEVRLSDFPDALRVAYDRTLVIDDLTHTEGLSDTDRQNLGALGMRALVAATLRRGADEPQWAIVALSADVRPWTPGEVALLEAATERTWAALERARAEEALRQSGEEFRLLVTTTSDTVYRLSADCTQLEQLLGKDFLADTLSPSRTWTTQYIPDEDLPRVQAAIADAIGRKGPLALEHRVRQADGTVGWAHTRAVPVLDAQGEVTSWLGAATNITARKQAEEALRESEERFRAVANLVPDLLWRSTPDSDTTWYNQRWYEYTGQTPAEAARYGWTDVIHPDDRAASSHRYHTAVVSGQPLGQEHRIRSAQGEYRWFQVQARPLLSEHGTVRAWYGAATDIHARKLAEEDVRHTEERHRAELEQQVAARTQELQQSRDLLHGIAESQSASISAFKAVRDAHGHVVDLEYIFINTLTQQIAGGRELVGRRYLEEFPEAETAGFLTSFRRVIETGVGEDRELPYHDDQLTVWFRSNATKLDDGVLVVGEDITPRKQAEQERLKTLRLLEQAEAVAGLGSWDYDLLSQEFRWSDGMYRLFGLPLGQPVQPAIYLHYVVDEDRTRAEDLVHRMQTGNGTFEETLRLRVGEQVKTVRVKAVVLRDEAGQPVRVLGVDLDISELQRLEADNLRLRLSQQQALFEAVQAAQETERKRMAESLHNGIGQILFATKLRLDQLHAPVLYTLPTLVAARNEADQLLSEAIRQTRALSHELVPLTLERFGLRAALQDIGRTMSTPQLRLRCHVLLDEDAAPLSLPLQLALYRMAQELALNINKHAQGATEANLELETMPGWVLLRAEDNGPGFGAKNTAAGLGLRSMRDRVVLLGGQLETGAVPAGGAYVRIRIPLPTSATL
- a CDS encoding YciE/YciF ferroxidase family protein produces the protein MFDKLETLDDLFEMQLKDLYSAESQLVKALPLMAEKAKDGRLRAGFTKHLHETEQQVQRLERIGQSMGLDLDGHTCKAMAGLIAEGQETMSERATEEVMDAALIAAAQRIEHYEISGYGTAAHFAERLGQQETADLLRQTLEEEQFTDTKLNELAINYINQKAE
- a CDS encoding response regulator transcription factor, with translation MIRLFLVDDHAILRIGLRTLFQQQADLQVVGEAETGEQLLAQLPTTPCDIVLLDLHMPGLDGLATTQRLRAEFPTVRVLILSMADHERAIGQVLAAGAQGYVLKNAGHDEIVVAVRAVAAGKRFLCSELGLTMLEKVLTEVPEVTTQPVSGLTMREQEILRLVADGLITAQIADKLFTSPRTVETHRQNIMEKLAPRTLPR
- a CDS encoding STAS domain-containing protein, with the protein product MVIYHEALPTGYLLALAPDAGASNEAELADHLMRACCSGRPAVWVDCRLLDTLSATAAWLLWSCQLRLRRRGMCLVLCQASERVQQALHQTLAGECATLCYASSLEEAVVLTAPTISRL
- a CDS encoding STAS domain-containing protein; its protein translation is MLLWLARSSIFFAQQVCGEQRSNRTIARLGINLDRGAAAYQTLSTLFLRFLGAFSMVVYHEALPTGYLLALAPDAGATTETELADHLAQACRSGRPAVWVDCRLLDTLSPTAVWLLWSCQLRLRRRGIPMVICRASARVQQVLQQTLAGVCSGLPQAQSLDQAAALTAAISRHP